The Chryseolinea soli genome contains a region encoding:
- a CDS encoding LytR/AlgR family response regulator transcription factor — protein MRQPKKIICLAVDDEPLALSVLEQYIDRVPQLQLAAACNTAVEALSALQHHAIDLLFLDIQMPQWLGADFIKTLTDPPKIIFTTAVHKFVVEGFEENAMDYLLKPISFDRFIKTVNKVMETDLSTTPTQNLFTEKETTDPHLYFRADRKMIKVSLADILYIESLKDYIRVVTQTKNIITRKSISSLEETLPPQAFIRIHRSFIIALNKIESYNSEMVEVAKKKLPISRMYKHEVGRVLKLEA, from the coding sequence ATGCGACAGCCAAAAAAAATTATTTGCCTGGCGGTGGATGACGAACCACTTGCCCTTTCCGTCCTGGAGCAATACATCGATCGTGTGCCGCAGCTTCAACTGGCCGCAGCCTGTAACACGGCAGTAGAAGCCCTTTCCGCCCTGCAACACCACGCCATAGACCTCCTTTTTCTCGACATACAAATGCCGCAATGGCTGGGCGCGGACTTTATTAAAACACTGACGGATCCACCGAAGATCATCTTCACCACGGCTGTTCACAAATTTGTCGTGGAAGGTTTTGAAGAGAACGCCATGGACTACTTGCTTAAACCTATTTCATTCGACCGCTTCATCAAAACCGTGAACAAGGTCATGGAAACCGATCTCTCCACCACACCAACGCAAAACCTCTTCACCGAAAAAGAAACCACCGACCCGCATCTCTATTTTCGCGCCGATCGAAAAATGATCAAGGTCAGCCTGGCTGATATTTTATACATCGAAAGCCTGAAAGACTACATCCGTGTGGTCACCCAAACCAAAAACATCATCACCCGGAAATCCATTTCGTCGCTAGAGGAAACCTTGCCGCCGCAAGCCTTCATTCGCATTCACCGCTCGTTCATCATCGCTTTGAACAAAATCGAATCCTACAACAGCGAAATGGTAGAGGTTGCTAAGAAAAAACTGCCGATCAGTAGGATGTACAAGCATGAGGTGGGAAGGGTGCTTAAGTTGGAGGCATAG